The following are encoded together in the Glycine max cultivar Williams 82 chromosome 8, Glycine_max_v4.0, whole genome shotgun sequence genome:
- the LOC100780345 gene encoding glutaredoxin domain-containing protein: MGCVSSNLLNQDEDFSTQLGSSALGHHIVSLTSTTYGLLTLDPPSTPPSRFTLGSLFPSEPEVINSWELMSGLDTDSFRFSPLPLPKPKENRLTPPTGSKLLLTPTLADRFEKICPPNGEKRVVIYTTSLRGVRTTFEACNAVRAALEGFGVVICERDVSMHSGFREELRTLLKGKQVMVPPRVFVKGLYIGGADEMLKVAEEGLLGDLLDGLPRKKVGAVCVGCGDLRFLPCFNCNGSCKTLVKEQGRTVVVKCTHCNENGLVLCPLCT; encoded by the coding sequence ATGGGGTGCGTGTCTTCGAATTTGCTGAACCAAGACGAAGACTTCAGCACCCAACTTGGCTCCTCCGCACTGGGCCACCACATCGTGTCCCTCACCTCCACCACCTACGGCCTCCTCACCCTCGACCCTCCTTCCACGCCTCCTTCCCGCTTTACCCTTGGATCTCTCTTCCCCTCCGAACCAGAGGTCATCAACTCATGGGAGCTCATGTCCGGCCTCGACACCGACAGCTTCCGCTTCTCTCCTTTACCTTTACCCAAACCCAAAGAAAACCGCCTCACTCCCCCAACCGGTTCCAAACTCTTATTAACCCCAACTCTGGCGGACCGGTTCGAGAAAATATGCCCCCCCAACGGTGAGAAGCGCGTGGTGATCTATACGACGTCGTTGCGGGGCGTGCGGACGACTTTCGAGGCCTGCAACGCGGTTCGCGCCGCCTTGGAGGGATTCGGGGTGGTGATCTGCGAGCGTGACGTGTCCATGCACAGCGGCTTCAGAGAGGAGCTCAGGACTCTATTGAAGGGGAAGCAGGTGATGGTGCCTCCGAGAGTGTTCGTGAAGGGGCTCTACATCGGTGGCGCCGATGAAATGCTTAAGGTCGCCGAAGAGGGTCTCCTTGGAGACTTGCTTGATGGCTTGCCTAGAAAGAAGGTTGGGGCTGTTTGTGTGGGTTGTGGGGACTTGAGGTTCTTGCCTTGCTTCAACTGCAATGGGAGCTGTAAGACTCTTGTTAAGGAACAGGGGAGGACGGTTGTGGTTAAGTGTACCCATTGTAACGAAAATGGCTTAGTCTTGTGCCCGCTTTGTACTTGA